A segment of the Filifactor alocis ATCC 35896 genome:
TATAGGACTGTTCAAATACAACTCATAATACATCTGCAATTTGCATAAGTTCTTCTGTACTCACTGTCTCTCGCTTTAACTTTTTGTTGAAATTCTGCGGTGTCTGACAAATTCTACGAGCCAATTCTGCAACACTAATACCTTTTTCTTTACAAAGATTTCTAATTAAATTTGAAGTGCTCATAATTCCACCTTCTCTATTCAAACTCATACTCTTAGAACATAGTAACGTTAGAATATATTATAAACCAAAAGGTTGATGTTTTCAATGTTCACTATTCAAAATTTACAGTTCCCTCATAGAAATAAAAAAAACAGCAGAGCATTAAAACCCTGCTGCAAAATTCGGTTATTCTCTTGTAATGTCTATGTCAATTCCAGCCTTAAAGAACACCTGAAGTCTATTATCAAAGACGCGTATCTCTTTGATATACTTCCTTACAATCTTCTCGTCGTATTCGCTTAGCTCCGTATCTCCTTCATTGATGAAATCCTGTGCACTATACTTATATCAAGGTCAACGGCTCTTTCCATTACCTTTGTGTTGTGATGGATTTATTTTCAAGGAAAATCATTGGCTGGAGTATTTCTAATCGTCATGATGTAGACTTGACTATGAAAGCTTTTGAAAATGCTTATTTCGATAGAGGTGAACCTGAATATGTACTCTTTCATTCAGATCGTGGTTCTAAATACACTGCACTTACATTTAGACAAATGTTAGAAAGATGTAATGTTGTTCAGTCCTTCTCCCAGAAAGGCTATCCATATGACAATGCATGCATGGAAAGCTTCTTCCACCATATGAAGCGAGAATGTATTAACCGTAAATCTTTCCGCAACCAGGATGAACTACGCTTATGCTGCTTTGAATACATAAATCGATACAACTCGAAACGCCCTCACTCTTCACTTGGAGATTACACTCCGGATGAAATAGAACAGTTTTACATGGAAAGGCAGGAGTAATTCTGTCTTTCCATAAAAATATATTTAAAAAGTGTGTCCATTTACTTGACTATGTTGCAACTAAGAATGATAATATTCCTAAAGTCATTCCACTAACGCTGATTATGAATTTTAGAAAAGAAATTAGTATTGATAGAAGTAATATTATTGGAAATAAGATTATTTTTAATATCCATCTCATAAATACCCTCCATTTCTATTAAATCACCTTAAAATGCCTTAACGCATCCATGATAGCTTCCTCTTTTTCCTGTGTGCATTGTGGAATAACCTGTTTCTCTTTTTTTGATTTATTATAATGCTCCCTCAGTACAATTCCACATTTCTTTTTAATCTGTGCAATATAGAGTGTCGAAACCTTTAAATCAAACTTTTCCAATATATATTTCTTGATTTGTGCATAAGTCGCTTTACTTTCAGCACTTGTCAAATCAAGCTCATCAAGCTTAATTTCAACATCTATATGTTTATCGACATCAAGTTTGGACAATAACGCTACCGTCTCACAATGATTTGTATTCGGGAATTGATCTACACCTACTTTATCCATCACCTGATATCCTTTTTCTTTGAACAGATGTAACTCTTCTGCAAATATCTTCGGATTGCATGAAACATAGATAATATTTTCCGCCTCAAAGTTCAAAACGTCTCCGATTGCTTTGGGATGCATCCCACTGCGCGGAGGATCTAATATAATCAAATATGGTTTTTCCTCTCGTTTTCCAACTTCTTTAGCAACATCTCCTGCGATAAATTCAACATTTTCGACACCGTTCATCTTCGCGTTTTCTTTTGCCATTTCCACTGCTTCTTCAATCAATTCGATTGCAATGACTTTTTTCGCGATGGTCGAAACCAAAATCCCGATTGTTCCTGTCCCGCTGTATAAATCAAAAATAGTTTCTTCTTGTCGATGTTCCAAAACTTTTTTGACCATTTCTCTAACTTTAGAATAAAGAATCTCCGCACCCTTGGTATTGGTTTGAAAGAAGGAAAAAGAAGATATTTTAAAATTCATTCCAAGCACTTTGTCTTCAAATAACTCCGTTCCATACAAACAGTTTATTTTTTCCGGAATAACCGCATCGGAAAAAGAGTCGTTCTCTGTGTGCAAAATCCCCGTGATACGCCCGTCCAA
Coding sequences within it:
- a CDS encoding helix-turn-helix domain-containing protein, giving the protein MSTSNLIRNLCKEKGISVAELARRICQTPQNFNKKLKRETVSTEELMQIADVL
- a CDS encoding IS3 family transposase, yielding MHYTYIKVNGSFHYLCVVMDLFSRKIIGWSISNRHDVDLTMKAFENAYFDRGEPEYVLFHSDRGSKYTALTFRQMLERCNVVQSFSQKGYPYDNACMESFFHHMKRECINRKSFRNQDELRLCCFEYINRYNSKRPHSSLGDYTPDEIEQFYMERQE
- the rlmD gene encoding 23S rRNA (uracil(1939)-C(5))-methyltransferase RlmD, with translation MKKKEIIEITVNEFCLDGTSRAIKKDVKFSVKHGIPGQTVAMYIKKLRQNRGEGKIVEILEHSPLETESVCAHFDVCGGCSLLPISYEKQLELKQHALSDWFVKKGHEEFQEIEVIGSPDSREYKNKMEFTFGNEQKDGQLTLGMHMTNRSNSIVFVEDCRIVDEDYRQILKATVSYFRKHNLPFYHIMRREGYLRHLVLRKGKNTGDILVNLVTTTQLDFDLKEYCSLLLDLSLDGRITGILHTENDSFSDAVIPEKINCLYGTELFEDKVLGMNFKISSFSFFQTNTKGAEILYSKVREMVKKVLEHRQEETIFDLYSGTGTIGILVSTIAKKVIAIELIEEAVEMAKENAKMNGVENVEFIAGDVAKEVGKREEKPYLIILDPPRSGMHPKAIGDVLNFEAENIIYVSCNPKIFAEELHLFKEKGYQVMDKVGVDQFPNTNHCETVALLSKLDVDKHIDVEIKLDELDLTSAESKATYAQIKKYILEKFDLKVSTLYIAQIKKKCGIVLREHYNKSKKEKQVIPQCTQEKEEAIMDALRHFKVI